From Peromyscus eremicus unplaced genomic scaffold, PerEre_H2_v1 PerEre#2#unplaced_110, whole genome shotgun sequence:
ATGAGGAACAAAATGTCAAACTGTGGAGGCATTGTAGAAACTTTGTATTTGTTATTCTTCATTTACTAGGAatatcatatgtcactctggatacaagccatatgaacatagggatatggaaagaagaaatgtatcTTTGTCCATCTCAGAACAATTATAAGTTGTGTAGTAGTCCCATGTTGAGTAGACTTGCTAaatgtgattcaagtttacaTGTAATTGGTTTCCCAGCTTAAAAGAGAATACATCTGCAAACAAACTgaagagaagccctatgaatagTGGGAAGATGTAATACTTCTGTCTACCCTGGTTCACTTTGCAAATATAGTAGGATtcacagtataggaaaatatATTGATGAAATAAGTGGGGTGAAAGTCTGAATTCTTCTggttctttttatatatatataaaaaatctcCTTGAGAAAAAATATGCTATAAATGTGAGTCCTGTAATAAAGGTTCTTACCATAACAAGCATCTCCAAATGTGGAAAATAATCTTTATTAAAGGGGAACAACATGAGTCTAAATTAAGTGATAAAACCTTAAGATTTGATTCCTTTTTATGTGTACaacaaactgaaaaattaattcttagagaaataaagatgtAACAGTTTAATAATTGTGGttaagttttacatttttaaattatccatgTAGGTATGAAAGAAGTCAAAGGGGAGAGAAACAatatgaatgcaatcaatgtggtaaagcctttgcacaacatggtaaTCTTAAAAGgtatcagaaaacagatattggagtgtaatcaatgtggtaaatcCTTTGTACTTCACAGTAATCTTGAAatgcatacaagaacacatactggagagaaaccctataaatgtaatcagtgtggtaaagcctttgctcgccacagtgttcttcaaaggcatacaagaacacatactggagagaaaccctatgaatgtaatcagtgtggtaaagcatttgtttATTACAGTCATCTTGGaaggcacacaagaacacattctggagagaaaccatatgaatgtaatcagtgtggtaaagcctttgctcaaaacagtgttcttcatatgcataaaagtacacatactagagagaaaccctatgaatgtaatcagtgtggtaaagcatttgtacagcatggtcatcttcaaaggcatgcaaGATCACATACTGAAGAGAATCCCTAGAAAAGTATTACTATTAGTGTGTAATTGGTGTATAAAAGCCTGTGAATATAACTTTACATCTTGAGCATCTATAAAAAAAACTCATACCAAAGAAATGTGACTATAAGGGATTTGATAAGATCTTTAGCAAACACACTTATATTCAGTTACACATGATTATTATGGAGAGAAATATCTCACAGGTGTCAAAATTCTCTTCAAGAATTGTGATGTCCCTCTGTATTTGGTTTATACCTGCAAATTCACATGCTCAAAAGGACTATGGGTTTAAGCAATATGGTAATTCATTTAGATTTTATACTTCAATTACATGAGATAATGAATCCAGGTGTAAAACTTCATGAATGTGTACTaattcatttttgttgctgtgatgtaACATCATGTTAATGTGAACCtatgaaagtatttaattggcCCTTGGTTCCAAAGCAATACAAGATCAGcatgaaagtggcatggaaaCTAGTATCAGACATTGCAGCTaaaataggaaactgaaaattcaCATTCTTAATCTGCAACGTAAAGCTTAAAGTATAAATGGGAAATGTTATACTTTCAGGCCTACCcccagcagggcagcatttcctaAATTTTCCCAAATAATACCACAGACTGAGAATGATTGATTTTTCTGAAGTCAAGTCTACATGCTTGCTTTCAGTTAAATGAATCAATACATGATTGGGAGTAACTCTGTAAGCCTTCAGATGCCTCAATACCTTTATGACTAGAATTAcaagagaaaaacatttttaagtaaaaattagtttgaagatttcttttaattttaattatgtgatgtctgTCTCTACTTGTGCATGTGCATTCTGCTTCTCCAGAAGGTTAGACCCCTGGAACTTCTTGCAGTGGTAATTACTGTAAGTTGTCAAAACCCTGATTTTGGTCCTGGGGATGAGCTTGTATTAAGAGAttggccatgtctctagccctgtAAATATTTTAGAGCTTTCTTTTATGTCATATTGATATCAGGACATAGGAAaaaactcatacaagagaaaaactgcatttgtgtAAACATTTGGTAAAAGTGTTAGACACCACAGTTGTCTTCATTTTTGATACAAAAAACTTAGAACatcctgttttcatttccttgaattAAGTAAATTAATCAACATGTTCACTAAAGACTGATGTGAAGATCACATTATAGCTTCTATTTTGCAACATTTGAGGTATATATTAAAGTAGCTATATGTAATGCAAACCATTTAGCGAAGTTTATTTTTTGGtccttatattccttctgtggctttgtTTCATGTTCTATGGTGCTTTCACTTAGTGAGATGTATTTATCTGCTGCAATGTATAGAATAATGGCCATCATGTAAGTgatctatttatatttaaatatcaggcagtaTGTGACCCTAATTTTCAAGTAAGTGTATCTGTAAAAGGGTGGTGGGTAtttgttccttgttttatttttcatatttttcataaattaccTTGAAATGCTGTTTGTTATCCAGCCTGGCTTGGACATCAGTAATTATTCAAGGATATGTTGGAACTCATAATACTCATGTTTTGGTCTCCTAAGTACAATTCTATGTGTAGATGATGCACGCccaacattttctgttttgtaaaaGCATTTTAACAATGGtaatgttaaaataattaatagagaatataaaaaaataaaatacctcaTATGTGTATGCTAAGAAAGAAACCTTGTATTTCCTTgtcattaaatttttctttgcatttttctcaggtattaattattttttctatttagtgCACTTTCTTTTTAGCTCAGGGTTTCCTCACacaatgtaattgagaattgctttgatctttttttttttcactctttcacAACTGAGACTTTATTGGTTgagtacacagacatttcaattcttaaaacaTGGACCCAAACTCTAAGAGTCAGACATTGTGTTCACGTAcccaaaagagccatgtgttttttctctttgaacttattccagtgatgTTCCAGCCTAAACTTGGCAAGTATTCCCTAAGacctcacataacaatcaaatgcttgcaATTCTTAATTCCACTGACTCACAATTTTATGCCACATACAGTACATATTCAAAATTTCAATCTTTCACAGCACATTATCACAATTGTTAGGAAAATGGACTGCCATgaccagagacagttctgacaggGCAAGGACCGAGGAATGGTTTTTAGGATACAGTTCTACTAGAAACACGAGAccagaaataactgaaaatattccAGACACAAATGCACGGCCAAGACTCCAAGTatgctttgtgttgtaggatataaaactagccccctcTACGGAATGTTATGGTGATCCCCGAGACACTCACAGCCTCTCCTGATTCAGTATCCTGCTCTTTTCTGGTtgtaccaaaaaataaacaaccagcaagtgatttaacctcttaaaaaaatcatttacacttaaaaaatgGGATGAGGCGGGACttcctcccaccttttaaaaatgtttctagagctactaaaaaactcgcatttacaaaatagttgataaaaatattcctctggattgTACAAGAAGGGAGGCGGGACACTGACAGACACGATGGATGGTTAGTCggacttggcttctttctcttcgaCTTCAGAGGCTGGACtctggttctcagcctctccatttTCTGCAGGCACGTCTGTGGTCTGCTGGTCAGCCACCTCAGCCTGTTTGCCCTTTGCTCCCCTCTTCCTTTTGGTTTGCACTTTTTTGTCTGACGGTTTATCCTTTCCCGCGGCCTTCTTCGGCTTCGCGTCCACCTTGGCAGGGGCGGGCTTGGCCGACAGCCTCGCGGAGCGCCGCTTGGGCTCCGCCTTCGCCGCTCCATCTGCGCTAACCTTTCTCTTGGGCATCGTGGCGGCGCTGGGTGGGAGGCGCGTGCAAGGCCGAACCTGTCACAGAGCTACGCCGCCTCGGCCGCCACCGCACAAACTCTTGCTTTGATCTTTTAATGCTGATTGTGCTGTTGAGGGTTGTGAAGATAGTTCTGCCATTTCTTCTAGTCTGGGTCTTAACTggtcagtgagaaagaaaaatagaccaatgAATGAGTGTCCTCCAAACTCTGGCATTTCTGAAAACTTACAATTGAAGAGGGACCACAAACTATACTATGGGGAGTGTAGGGTGTTCAGAACATGTCTGTTGAGCTGTCATTTCTGTTGTGATTTGGATGTattacaaaatggagtattatattactcagtggtaaaaatcaATTACAGCATAAAATTTTAAGCAAATCGATGgtactagaaaaagtcatcctgagtgaggtaaccctgatCAAAAGAGACAAACATAGTGtgtcctcactcataagtggatatcagAGTTAAAATGAAAGATAACCTGGCTACAATTGacaatcccagagaagctaggtaacaagaacAACCCTAATGGGGCATGCATGGATAGCCCTTGCAAGGGAacatagatgagatctcctgctTAAACTAGGAGTGTGGTGGGGAGGAATGGGGGATaaaaacataagggaacaggattgTTGAGTTGgggggaacagggagggagagcaagaaaataggtatcttgatagaaggagtcATTAtgtggttagggagaaacctggtactagggaaataaCCAGGACTCCACAAGATTGACCCAAGATAagactggccttcccctgtaatcagattgatgactacctaTAGCAGACTATGTGGGGTGTAGCCTCTTGATAGCCCTCTCCTAGAGTCCATGAAGGATGTACCACCAGCTGAAAACCTAATCTttgataataataaatgaatctaaTTACATTAAACTCTTTGGtccatatattttgtttttctgagtcaagATTCTATCTATGCTGCTTCAATTCTATTCTTCtatttagctcctctctgtcccttctcttaaTGAGTTCTCTTTCTACATGGCTTAGTTCTGTTCTCACACTCAGCTTCGCCCTGTCCCtttttcttcctgtcctctcatagccTTAACTAAGCTCTTCTGCTATCaatctcatcttcatcctcagtttctccatccatGCTCATGCTTTCCTTTCCTACTCTTCTGACCTGACTCAATCCCTACCATCTAAAAAACTGACTTGTTCTTTCTTTGGCTACCGGACTCTGGTCTGAGCTAGTAATTCTGCCTCAATCCTCCCTCACCTGGTATGCAAAAAAACCCTTTTTGTTGTAAGTCAATTGTtctggaatgccatttggccTGTGAGGGGTAGGACGGTCTGtccttcatttgcacaagaaacaaagcaatgCATCTACACATCCTAGGAGACAGGCATTGTTTCTGTAAGGGTGTTACCTAGTtcagatcagcagtaggtctgagaagcttatactGTTTGACTTATGGCCTAGGAGTATGAGCACACAAGAAATTGATATCAGGAagcagctgatatattaaaagctgaataacatcAACTATTCTTTGATATTTGATTTCTCCTTTAGAAGGATTTTTGGATCCTTCTAGATATAGCTTTATCATATATAGCTGAGTCTCTATTTCAGATTCTTGTGGCCTGCAgcaactaccctaattgtcatcatagaaccttcatccagtaactgatgaagcCGATGCAGAGATCTACATCAAAACACTGGgtcaagctcctggagtccagtcaaagaaggGGATGGATTAGATGAGCAAGTGGGtaaaggtcatgatggggaaaagaaCAGACACAGCTGACCCTAGCTAATGAGAGCTCACAGACTCAGAATGACAACTCAGGAGCCTACAttggaccaaactaggccctctgaatgtgggtgataaTTGTGTGACTTGGtcagtttgtggggcccctggcagtgggactaggatttatccctagtaAATGAATGGGATTTTTGGAGTCCATTCCATATAGGGGGATGACTTGCTCAGCTGTAAAGCCGAGGGGAGG
This genomic window contains:
- the LOC131901558 gene encoding non-histone chromosomal protein HMG-14-like, coding for MPKRKVSADGAAKAEPKRRSARLSAKPAPAKVDAKPKKAAGKDKPSDKKVQTKRKRGAKGKQAEVADQQTTDVPAENGEAENQSPASEVEEKEAKSD